The Rheinheimera mangrovi genome contains the following window.
CACCAGGCAGGGTAATAGATTCAGGGCCTTCGTCTGGCACACGACGACGGTCAGCCATCTTTTCAAAGGTCATTAATGCGCCTGCATGTCCACTGCCATTGATGCCGACCAACCGCTGTTCTTTTTCCAGCCAAATCATGGCGAACATGTCGCCACCAATGCCTGTCATATAGGGCTCGACCACGCTTAACACCGCTGCCGCAGTCACTGCAGCGTCAATTGCATTACCGCCATTTTTCAGCACAGTAAGACCGGCCTGACTGGCTAAGGGCTGACTGGTTGCAACCACAGCATTAGGCGCATACACAGCCTTTGCCTGATAAGGTTCAACAGGCGCACCAAGACCTGCCCGAAAGGAGAAACCAGCCACAATAGCTGACACCGCAACCAGCGCTATAATGGCCAGCATCCACAGTAAAAACCTCTTGATTCCGTTCATATAATTTTAATTTCCTCAATGTTTGGCATGATCTGTTTTTTTACGCAGATACTATAACCCAATGAAATTTCTGGGATATAGTAGCTCGGTCAGCTAGTGTGTTATTGAACGATATTGCGCTTTGATGCAAAGCTAAGATCTGCTTTGCTTTGGCTGGAAATGGACAAATTCAGGAGTATCGCAAGGATGGCTAAAAACCAGAGTTTAGTAACCAGTTGGGTAAAAAGAGCTGCTGGAGAAACTGAGCGCATCGAAGCCTGTTTTAGCGGGCTTGCTTATGCGCCACATAGCCATGACACCTACACTTTGGCGTTAACAACAGCTGGCGTGCAAAGCTTTAATTATCGTGGCGAATTACGCCATTCCCTGCCAGGTGAAGTGGTGATATTGCACCCCGACGAAACTCACGACGGCCAGGCAGGAACAGATAGCCCCTTTGCGTATCGCGCTATCAGCATCAACCCTGTTGATGTGCAGAATATTTTGCAGGGTGTCAGCCTGCCCTTCTTGCAAGGTGGAGTCACCAGAGATCCGCGACTTAGCCAGATCGCCACAAAGCTGTTGGCTGAATTTGATCGTCCACTGGAGACACTGGAGCAGCAAGACCTCATCTTTGCATTTGCCAGCTGTTTACAGCTGATAACATGCAACAGCGTTCAACATACCAAAGCAAACTACCACGCCATAAAACGAGTCCGTGAATACATTGATGATGTCATCGCTATTGACTCCTGTATGCACATCGACATCAGTTTGGATGAACTGGCCGCTATTTCACACTACAGCAAGTGGCAAGTAACCCGCGATTTCAGATCCCTTTACGGTACAACGCCTTACCGCTACGTCACACTCAAGCGACTGCAAAAAGCCAAAGCCTTAATTGAGCGGGGCTTGCCCTTAGTGCAGGTAGCTATCAGTAGCGGCTTTGCCGATCAAAGCCATCTGACCCGACACTTTAAAACCTGTTTTGGTACCACACCCAAAGTGTGGGCAAAACTGAATCAATGCTAAGCAAAGCAGCTTAATCAGCAGGGCATGTTCTTCAGCTTTTCATATTGCGGCTTGTTTTCATCGCTTGCTTTAAGCAAATAGTGGCGTCGAATTTTACTTTTTACCATCCAGCTGAAATTTCTCCAGCCGGTATAAAAATGCCTTGTAGTTCAGCTGCAGTAATTTGGCCGCTTTGGTTTTATTGCCATTGCTCAATTGCAAGGCTTGTTCCAGGCAACTGCGCTCCAGAGCTTCGAAGTCCAGGCCGGCTTCAGGCAGTTGAAACAGGCCTGCAGCTGGCTCTGGTTTTTGAGGCTGTAAATCGGCCAGCAATTCCTGTTCATCCTGCAACAAGACAAAACGCTCAATTTTATTGCTGAGCTCGCGCACATTGCCGGGCCACGGATAGGCCATGAGGGCTTTGAGCGCTGTTTTTGATAAGGCAGGCAAACTGGTTTTATAACGGCTTTGTTGCAGCTGAAAAAAATGTTGGATAAGACCCGGAATATCTTCAGTGCGCTCACGTAAAGCAGGCATATGCACGGGCACCACATTCAGGCGGTAAAACAGATCCTGACGAAATCGTCCCTGCTGCACTGCGGTCGCTAAATCCTGATGGCTGGCGGCAATAATTCGCAAGTTCAGTTTGATTTCATGATGGCTACCCAACCGGGTTACAGTCCCTTCCTGCAACAAGCGTAATAACTTGGCTTGCAGAGGTAATGGCAGTTCTGCAATTTCATCCAAAAAGACAGTACCACCCTGAGCAGCTTCAAACTTTCCGGCTTTGCTTTGAACAGCCCCTGTGTAGGCTCCTTTTTCAGCCCCAAAAAGCTCGGCTTCGGCCAGACTTTCCGGAATGGCACCGCAGTTGATCGCAATAAAAGGTGCATTTTTACGTGGCGATAACTGATGCAAAGCACGAGCTGCCAACTCTTTACCTGTACCACTTTCACCACTGATAAGCACAGTCACATTACTGCCTGCAACACGTTGAATGCGCTGAAACAGCAGTTGCATACATGGCGCATGGCCAATCAAATCAACCAGTTGTTGCTGCTCGGTCAATTGGGCACTCAACTGCTGGTTTTGCAGGCGCAATTGCCTCGCCCGCAAACCTTTACTGATAGCCAGCAGTAGTTCCTGCCGTTTAAATGGCTTAGACAGATAATCATCAGCTCCGGCCTGAATAGCGTCAACCGCATGGCTGACTGAGCCATAAGCCGTGGCCACAACAAAACCCAAAGCAGGACATTCGGTACGTACATACTGCAACACATCAGCGCCACTGCCGGAACCAAGCTTCCAGTCACAAAGCACCAGCGCAAGCTCTGGCTGATTCTTTAACGCCACTATAGCTGATGCAGTGCTGTCCGCCTGGTGCACCAGATAACCGTCAGATGTCAGTAACTGGCTTAATAAACCACGTTGTGCCAGGTCGTCTTCAACCACTAATAATTGCAATGCTTTCATGTGGTTTCCCCTTCGATGTGACAGAGCTCAATACGAGCAATGCAGCCACCTTCGACCGTATTTTCCAAAGTCACTTTCCCCTGATAATACCTGTGTAATAAACGCTGACAAAGATAAAGTCCCATCCCAGCCCCTTCGGCTTTGTTGCTAACATGAGGTTGAAACAACTGCTCAGCAATGGCTGGATCTAAGCCTGAGCCCTGATCCACGACCTCCAGCAGTACGCTGTTTTGTATAGACCTAAGGCTGATTTGTACTTCTGAGCCAGCAGGGCTCGCTTCCACTGCATTGCTAATCACCGCATGAAAGATACTGCGAAGTTCGGCCTCTGCTCCTTGCAGCTTCAACTGCTCAGGTAATGTTAAATTGAGCCGGACTGGCTGAGCGCTGAATTCCAGCGCTATATCATGCAGCAAGGTATTTAAGTTGACAGTCTGACTGCGATCCACGCCTTCGCAGCTTAAAGTTAGCAGCGCTGTTAAAGTGCGGTTGATATGCTGCATTTTGTGTTCAACCAGTTTCTGTAACTGCTGTTGCTCTGCAGATGCCTGTGGCAATTGCTCCAAAGCCAATGCCATCGTATGGATAGGGTTACGCAGCGCATGCACCAGGCCACGGCTGATTTCCCCCAGTTCCACTAATTGTTGCTGTTGTTGTAATTGCTCACGGTGTTCTGCCAGTTGATCCAATTGCAAACTGGTTTGATTAAATTGCTCCAACACATAACGATATTCTTTCAGCCTGAACTGACTGGCAAGTTGCACCTTGTGTTCACCCGCAGCAAGGCGGCGAAAGCCCTGAACCAGCAACTGTAAAGGTGCAATAAAACGATACCCAAGCCAGCTGGCTAAAAAAAATGCCAGCACAGCAATGATGATAAATGCCATGATCTGGTTTTGCAGATAGTTCTGGATCAGTATCTGGCTACTGCCTTTTTGCTCCAGTTGGAATTTTTGTACCCAGTTGCCTGCAGTGGGGCTTTGTTCACGCAACTCCTTCAGGGTTTTATCCAGTTGTTGTTGCATCTCGGCAGGCAGAGCATTGTCCGACAGCTGAATGACTTTTATGCCCTCCTCTACCTGAACTATCGCCTTAGCCTTTGTTGCAACAGCTGATGTGGTGACGGCCTCTGGCTGTTTAATCCGGCTGATGTTTTCTGCGGTACGGGCTAAAACAATGCGGCTTAACTGGCCGCTTTGGGTCGTCAGTTCCTGCTGCAATTGCTGTTGAAACCACCAGAGGGTAGCAAGCTGGCTCAGGCTTAACAGCAGCAGCAAGACACTGATCCCTATTAACAAGGCTTTTTGAATACTCATGCAAGGGTCCTGTTGTTGATGGTCTTATCTGCAGTCTTGTCTGGATAATACAAGATAGATGCCAGTATCCCAGCCCAAAGGTTAATAAAAAAGCTTTTGAATAATAGCCACTTAGCTAAAAATCAGGCATCAGCAAGCTGATGTATCGCTGTTTAATTTGCCTATTTCAGCAAAACCTTATCCTTATTTCGGGATATTTGGCAGTAAACCCTGACGTTATGTTTTTAAGCCATTGAATTTAAACCAATTTAATTCTGGCATTAAATTTTCAAGTCAAAGGAGCAAGCGCTTCATTGGTGAAGTGCTGTTACTTAACTGAAGGATTGATCATGAAAACATTTCAACCACTGGTTCTGCTTAGCTCACTTTTTTTACTGGTCGCTGCCTCCACTCAGCTCTCGGCAGCTGAGGCAAAAACCAGCACAAGCTCCGAACAGGTTCAAATCGAAAAATCGCCAAAAAAAACCAAACTTCTGCTGGTTCAGGATGGTGAAACTGAAGAGTTTAACTGGAGCAATGATGAGCTGAAAAATGAGGCTGAATTAGATCTGGCTTTAAGCAAGTTACCCGAAGAAAAACGTGAGAAGATCAAAAAGTTATTGATGGATCAAAAAGATGGCCTGCGTGGAATGGTTTTCCATGCGCTGGATGGTTCAGACGGCGATATAAACCTCATCGATAAAAAAATTATAGTAAAAACACTGGACGGCAAAAGTGAATTCGATGTCATCAAACACTTGCTGCAAAAATCCAGCCTGACAAAAGAGCAACTGCTGGAACTACAAAAACTGTTGGACAGCAAACATTAAAATCCGCGAACCAAGCCCAGCGGAAATCGTCCCTGGGCTTGTACCACATTATAGTGACCCCTTATCTGTAGGCGCTGACCAAAATTGCCCGCCGTTCCGGTTTGCGGTGACCGGCTCTACCGGTTTGGTCTGCTCAGGCTGCTATGATTTTGCTCGGTTTGGATAGCAAAAAGGACACCGGGTTATGGGTGTCCTTTTGATTAAACATAGCAACATTCAGGAATGAACGTCCCTATTTTCACATGAAAACATACCCATCATCTTCAGGGGCTATGCCTTTTAATGTTTTTTATATTCACGTTCTAAATTTAGAATAACCGCCCCCAATGGATTATCAAAAGCCCATGAATCAATAACTACTCTTGACAAACTGTTGTCTGATGGCAAAACAATACCCATCAAGACATTTTCTTTCATATCCAGAATCGACTTTCTTATTATATTCAACTGAGCAGCATAAACAGAGTTTAGTCCTACTTTCGAAAGCTCAGCGTCAATACTAAATATTGCATGATCGATCATTTCAATTAGATTTCTTTTTTTCAATTTCTGTATTCCAATTCAGGTCTAAGTACATATTTCTGAAGCTGACCACCCGGATAAGATGCTCCTTGAGATCCAATGGCATGATCCAATGGTGTCCACCAATGGTATCAGGTCTAATGTGATGACTCGCCTCCCATCCTGACTTAGGATGAGGTGACCAAACCGAAAGAGGCGAATCATCATGCTTATCAAAACATTAGGTGTAGATCTTGGCAAGCTCAGTTGTCATGTGATTGGGCAAGATCAGCACGGAAAAGTAGTAGAAAAGCGCAAAATACTGATCAGTAAGTTTGCAGAATATCTGGCAAATTTACCGCCATGCGCTGTGTTTTTTGAAGCCTGTGGTGGCGCACATCATTGGTGCCGTAAAGCCAGAAGCCTTGGCCATCGGGCTGACATGATACCGGCCAATTTCGTGAAGCCTTTTGTAA
Protein-coding sequences here:
- a CDS encoding AraC family transcriptional regulator, whose translation is MAKNQSLVTSWVKRAAGETERIEACFSGLAYAPHSHDTYTLALTTAGVQSFNYRGELRHSLPGEVVILHPDETHDGQAGTDSPFAYRAISINPVDVQNILQGVSLPFLQGGVTRDPRLSQIATKLLAEFDRPLETLEQQDLIFAFASCLQLITCNSVQHTKANYHAIKRVREYIDDVIAIDSCMHIDISLDELAAISHYSKWQVTRDFRSLYGTTPYRYVTLKRLQKAKALIERGLPLVQVAISSGFADQSHLTRHFKTCFGTTPKVWAKLNQC
- a CDS encoding sensor histidine kinase, which translates into the protein MSIQKALLIGISVLLLLLSLSQLATLWWFQQQLQQELTTQSGQLSRIVLARTAENISRIKQPEAVTTSAVATKAKAIVQVEEGIKVIQLSDNALPAEMQQQLDKTLKELREQSPTAGNWVQKFQLEQKGSSQILIQNYLQNQIMAFIIIAVLAFFLASWLGYRFIAPLQLLVQGFRRLAAGEHKVQLASQFRLKEYRYVLEQFNQTSLQLDQLAEHREQLQQQQQLVELGEISRGLVHALRNPIHTMALALEQLPQASAEQQQLQKLVEHKMQHINRTLTALLTLSCEGVDRSQTVNLNTLLHDIALEFSAQPVRLNLTLPEQLKLQGAEAELRSIFHAVISNAVEASPAGSEVQISLRSIQNSVLLEVVDQGSGLDPAIAEQLFQPHVSNKAEGAGMGLYLCQRLLHRYYQGKVTLENTVEGGCIARIELCHIEGETT
- a CDS encoding sigma-54-dependent transcriptional regulator, which codes for MKALQLLVVEDDLAQRGLLSQLLTSDGYLVHQADSTASAIVALKNQPELALVLCDWKLGSGSGADVLQYVRTECPALGFVVATAYGSVSHAVDAIQAGADDYLSKPFKRQELLLAISKGLRARQLRLQNQQLSAQLTEQQQLVDLIGHAPCMQLLFQRIQRVAGSNVTVLISGESGTGKELAARALHQLSPRKNAPFIAINCGAIPESLAEAELFGAEKGAYTGAVQSKAGKFEAAQGGTVFLDEIAELPLPLQAKLLRLLQEGTVTRLGSHHEIKLNLRIIAASHQDLATAVQQGRFRQDLFYRLNVVPVHMPALRERTEDIPGLIQHFFQLQQSRYKTSLPALSKTALKALMAYPWPGNVRELSNKIERFVLLQDEQELLADLQPQKPEPAAGLFQLPEAGLDFEALERSCLEQALQLSNGNKTKAAKLLQLNYKAFLYRLEKFQLDGKK